The genomic segment TTGCCCTGCTTAAACCGCCAGAAAAACTCTGGCCCCATGCCCAGCACGTGGCAGAGCAGCGCCTTGTTGACCGCATCATGAGCGACAACGAGAATGGTTTGCACCTCGTCGCCACCGCTGTGGGCCGCGACGATTTCCTTCCAGGCGGCGATCGATCGCATCCACACCTCCTCCAGGTTCTCGCCCCCCGGCATTTGCACAGTTTCGGGAGCGCTTTGCCACTGCTCCAGCAGCCCCGGATAGCTGCTCTCGATCTCAGATTCGTAGAGCCCTTCCCATTCGCCGTGGCTAATCTCTCGCAGCTCGTTGACCGAGTGCAGCGTCAGCCCCAGGTGGTGCTGCAAAATGATTTCCGCCGTTTCTTTGGGCCGCGCCATAAAGCTGGTGTAGGCCGCATCGATCGCCACGGGTTTGAGAAACTCTGCCGCCTTAGCGCCCTGGGCGCGACCGTTGTCGTTAAGGGGCACGTCGATCTGACCCTGAAAGCGGCCTTGGCGGTTCCACTCGGTTTCGCCGTGGCGCACCAGCAGCATGCGGGGGCCTTTGTGACCACGTCGCATCTCGGGCAGCGGTGCCCCCATATGGCTGGTCAGGTTCATGGCCTCAACCTGTACCGGGCTGCCCCAGCCCCCCTCAAAGTTCAGCACGCTAATGCTGCAATTGGCCTGGTGCAGGTTGTTGAAATATTCTTGCCCTAGTCCAATGGCGGTGCTAATCAGCGCTCGGTTGATGGCGCTGTGGGCGACCACGAGCAGGGTTTTGCCCTGGTGCTCGGCCAGCAAGCCCTGCCAAAACCGCGCCGCCTGCTGATACAGCTCGCGAATGGGGTAAAAATCAACCGTTGTGCCGTCTGCTTGGGGCACCGCCATCACCAGGTTAGCTGGGTCGGTGCGCCACTGGTGAAAGGTCTCGGGGTGCTGGGCTTCGGCCTCGCTAAAGGCAACGCCCTCCCACAGCGGCAGGCAAATTTCTTTGAGGTCGTCGGTAAAGGTGGGGGTTAAGCCCGCGATCTGTGTCCGCAGCTCAGCGGCGATAATCTCAGCGGTTTTGCGCGCGCGTTTGAGAGGGCTGGCCCATACCCCATCAAAGGGAATGCCCACTAACGCCTGACCCACCTGGAGCGCCTGAGCCTCGCCCTCGGGGGTCAGCTCTGACTCGTCGCAGTGGCCTTGAATGAGTTTGAGCTGGTTGTAGGTGCTCTGCCCGTGACGAACGATAATAACGCGGGTTTTCAGGGGTCTGTCCTCTCAAGTTGCTCAACCAACGTCAGATTTTACCCTGTTGGGGAGCCGCACCGCAGCTTTGCAGAGTACTTGACTTAGCTCAACTGGGTTCATGGAGACGGTAACGCACCGTCAGGCGTGGTAGACATTTCGGTGTAGATGCGATCGCCCCTATGCTCAACCCCCCAAAGCTATTCGCCCAGCAGAACTGCCGAAGGTTATCAATATTCAACCATTGCAGCCAGCTAACTCCCGAAACCTCGAATTACCGCGTTTGGTAGATGTTGAATAATCGCACTCTTGCAAAACTGTTGGGCATAGATCCCAGGTTAGACCGGCCCGACAGAACCCAGCTCTGAGCGATAAATCCATGGTGAAATTTGCTTATCACGCTTCCCACGAGCAGTTTGCCCCCAGCGCGCTGCTGGGCTGGGCTCAAAAAGCAGAACAGGCTGGCTTTACCGCCGTCACCTCCTCCGACCACTTTCATCCCTGGAGCGAGCGCCAGGGAGAATGCGGTTTTGCCTGGTCTTGGCTAGGGGCGGCTATGCATGCGACCTCGCTGCCCTTTGGTGTTGTCTGCGCCCCTGGCCAACGTTACCATCCCGCCATTATTGCCCAGGCGGCAGCAACCTTGGGGGAGATGTTCAGCGATCGCTTTTGGGTTGCCCTGGGTACCGGCCAGGCGATGAACGAAGCAATTACCGGCCAGCCCTGGCCAATCAAAGCCGAGCGCAATGCGCGGCTCAAAGAATGTGTCGATGTAATCCGCGCCCTCTGGGCTGGCGAAACCGTTACCCACCACGGTCTGGTGCAGGTAGAAGAGGCCAAACTCTACTCCCGCCCCGCCAACCCGCCCCGCATTATGGGGGCGGCCATTACCCCTAAAACCGCTGAGTGGGTGGGAAGTTGGGCCGACGGCTTAATTACTATTTCTCACCCCCATGACAAACTGCGGGAGATGGTTGAGGCCTTTCGCCGCGGCGGCGGCGAGCACAAGCCGATGTACTTAAAGGTGCAGCTCTCCTACGCCCAAGACCAAGAAACGGCACTGCACGGAGCCCACGACCAGTGGCGCACCAATATTTTTGAAAGCCAAGTGCTGTCTGATTTTAGGATTCCTAGTCAGTTTGATGCCGCGGCCACCTTCGTCAAGCCAGAAGACATGTACCAATACGTGCGCGTTTCGGCTGACCCCCAGCAGCATATTGAGTGGTTGCAAAAGGATATAGAACTGGGTTTCGAAACCATCTCCTTACACAACGTCAATCGAGAACAGCAGCAATTTATTGAAGTTTTTGGTGAGAAGGTTCTGCCTTTTCTCAAATAATTGAGAGGGAAATTAATAGTTTTCAGGGTGGGACAAAATCCCAAGCCATCATATTAATGCTTTGGCCAAAAGCCGAAGCGTAGCCTAAAACTAAATTTATATCGGTTTACCCAGGTTTCTTATGTTAGATCTTTGGTACAAAAACGCGGTTCTGTACTGTCTTGATGTAGAAACCTACATGGATAGTGATGGCGATGGGGTGGGCGACTTTGTAGGACTAACCCAGCGTTTAGACTACATAGCTGGCCTAGGAATCACCTGCGTTTGGCTGATGCCCTTTTACCCATCGCCTAACAAAGACAACGGCTACGACGTGATGGACTACTACACCGTCGATTCTCGGCTGGGTTCTCTGGGCGATTTTGTTGAGTTTGCCCGCCACGCCAAGGAGCGGGGCATTCGTATCCTGATCGATTTAGTGGTTAACCATACCTCTGATCAGCACCCCTGGTTTCAATCGGCGATTAAGGACAAAAACTCCAAATATTTAGATTATTATTTCTGGTCAAAGAAAAAACCTGAAGATATTGATGAAGGCATTGTTTTCCCCGGTTTACAAAAGTCAACCTGGACCTATCAACCTGAGGTAGGTGCTTACTATGCTCACAGGTTCTATAGTCACCAGGCAGATTTAAACATCACCAACCCTAAAGTCAGAGAAGAAATCAAAAAAATGATGGGCTTCTGGCTGGAACTCGGGGTGTCTGGGTTTCGCATTGATGCCGCTCCTTTCTTAATTGAGCTAACCCAGGCCGACAACGTATTTGAACAAGTCGAAGATCCCTTTATCTATATCAATGAACTGCGCGATTTTCTGTCGTGGCGGCGGGGGGATGCCATCTTACTGGCCGAGGCCAATGAGTCTTTGGAAAAGTTGCCTAAATATTTTGGCGATGGCGATCGCATGCAGATGTTGTTTAACTTTTGGGGCAACCAACATTTGGTATTGGCCCTCGCTAGAGAATCAGCGGCTCCCTTGGCCCAAGCTTTTAAGGAGTTGCCCCCGTCGCCGCCCGCCGGGCAGTGGGCCAACTTTGTGCGCAACCACGACGAGCTGAGTCTAGATAAACTCTCCTCCGATGAACAGGATGAAATTGCGGCGGCCTTTGCCCCCGATCGCGAGACCATGTGGATCTTTGATCGGGGCATTCGCCGTCGGTTTGCGCCGCTGCTCGACGGCAATCTGCAACGGCTCAAGCTCACTTACAGTCTGCTTTTCACCCTACCCGGCACGCCCGTGGTCAACTATGGCGAAGAGCTGGGTATGGGTGACGATCTGTCGCTAGAGGAACGCAAGCCCGCCCGCACTCCCATGCAGTGGTCAAAGGCACCGAATGGTGGGTTTTCTACAGCGCCTGCTGACCAAGTGATTTTGCCGGTGGTTTCCACTGGCGACTACAGCTACAGAAAGCTAAACGTCAATACCCAGCAGCGCAATCCTAATTCGCTGTTGAACTGGATGGAGCGGGCGATTCGCCTACGTAAGGAATGCCCGGAGTTTGGCTGGGGCCAATTGCAACTGTTAGACACTGGCCATGACAGCGTTTTTGCCCACCGCTGCGAGTGGCGAGGCAAAGCCGTGATCGCGGTGCACAATTTCAGTCAGTCTGACTGCAAGGCGACGCTAACACTGAAGGATGACGTGGGCAAATGCTTGATCGATCTATTTGAAGATCAGCCGGAGGCGGAGATCTCAGAGTCTGGCTACGATCTTCACCTGCCCGGCTATGGCTACCGCTGGTTTCAGGTGGGGCATTCCTTTGATTAAAGAGCGCTTTTTTGAGACTTGTTGGGAATTTGCCAATTTGTGCAGACGCACCGTCCGATCGCACTAGTGCTTTGTCCAATCAAAGAATTAAGGCCCTTTTGAGTTGGGCGCAAGGAGTGGATGCTGTTGGCGAATTGCTCTCATGCCTTGTTTGACCCTCACCCCCAACCCCTCTCCCAGGGAGGAGAGGGGAGCCGGAAAATCCTGAAAAGTCCCTCTCCCAATTTGGGAGAGGGATTTAGGGAGAGGGCAAACTGGGCCAAAAAAATCACCAACAGCAACGCCCCTGGCGGGTGCCGCTACGCTCTACCCGACCTGCTAAAGCCAGAAATTGTTAAGCTCGTAGGTGCGCACCGCTCGATCGCACCAGTTCAAGAAAACTACGACTGCACCAGTTGGGCGACGGCCCGAGCGATCGCATCAGGTTCGATGGGCTTAGACAGGTGCCGCTGAAAGCCACTGTCTAACGCTTTTTGGGAGTCTTCTTCGCGCACGTAGGCGGTGAGGGCGATCGCCGATATCTGCCCTCCTTGTTCGGGCGGCAAGGCGCGAATTTTTCGGAGCAGCTCATAGCCATCCATGCCGGGCATGCCAATGTCGCTGACCAAGACATGGGGTTGAAAGCTAGCTAGATTACTCAGCACCTCGGCAGCAGATTCGAGACCGAGCACCTCTGCCCCATACTCACCCAGCAGGAGCGTTAGCAAGGCCAGCCCATCAGGGTTGTCATCTACGGCGATGACCCGCACACCGGTCAGATCAATCTGCCCCGGCAAAGCGGCCATTTTCCGTGGGCTGGGGCGCTGGTTGAGCAGCGGCAAACTTACGGTGAACGTGGCCCCTTTGCCCTCGCCGGGGCTGTCGGCGCTGATGGTGCCGCCGTGGGCCTCAGCCAGGTAGCGCACGATCGCCAAACCCAAGCCCAGACCACCAAATTGACGGGTAATCGAGGCGTCTGCCTGGCGAAAGGATTCAAAAATGTGGGGCAAAAATTCTGGCCGAATCCCCTGGCCGGTGTCGGTGACCTTAAGCTGGGCCCAGTGGTCTACCTGGGTTAGCTGAATGGTGATCTGGCCCTGTTCGGGGGTGAATTTGATCGCATTGGTCAGCAGGTTCCAGATGATCTGCTGAATGCGTGCCCCGTCGCCCTGAATGGGCCCAATCTCAGGCAAATCGGTCTGGATGCGAATGGATTTGGCATCCGCTGCGGCCTGCACGGTTTCGATCGCCGCTTCAACCACAAACACCGGATCGACCGAGGCGGGTTCGATCTTGAGCTTACCGCGCAAAATTTTGGCAATGTCTAAGAGGTCGTCGATTAGCTGAGTCTGCAACTTGGCGTTGCGCTCAATCGTTTCGAGGGCGCGAGCAGTTTTCTCCGCATCGAGTTTTTTGGTTTGCAGCAGCTTGGCCCAGCCCAAAATTGGGTTGAGGGGTGACCTCAGCTCGTGGGATAAAATTGCCAAAAATTCGTCTTTAATACGGTTGGCTCGTTCAGCGGCTTCGCGGGCGGCCTGCTCTCGGCACAGCAGCTGTTCGCGGGCGACTTCGGCCTGCTTTTGCTGAGTGATGTCGAGAATGGTGCCGGTAAAGCGCAGGGGGTTGCCATCGCCATCAAAATAGGTCTGCCCCTTGGCCCGCACCCACCGTTCTACCCGGTCTTGCAGGCCAATCACCCGATATTCCACATCGTAGTTGCCGCCAGTCTCCTGGGTAAGCGATTCGGCGATCACCTGTCGGATACGATCGCGATCGTCGGGATGCACCCCTTCATAAAATCGCTCAGGGCTGCTGTCTGCCTCGGGGGGAAGGCCAAATATAGCTTTACAGCCCGTGTCCCAGTTCAGCTGATTAGTGAGTAGGTTCCAGTCCCAAATGCCCATGTTGGCCGACTCGATCGCCATGCGCAGGCAGTCTTCACTCTCCTGCAAGGCCGTTGTGGCCTGCTGGCGTTCGGTGGCAATCTGAACTCTTTCACTGATGTCTACAGCGGCGCAGGTGACGCCGATAATGGCGTTTTGGTCATCGTGAATGGGGTCGATGGTGAGGTCGTAGTAGGAGGTTTGCCCGTTGGCAACCACCTTGACCTCTTCGCGCAGGCCGATGCCGGTGGTAATGACCTGGCGCTTAAGGTAGGTCAAGCGGGCCGCCGTCTCGGGCGATGCCAGATCTTCGTCGCGCTGGCCGATCACCTGGTCTTTATCTAGATCGTGGGTAGGGTTGTAGATCCAGGTGTAGCGCAGGTCAAGGTCTTGGTTAAACAGGCTAATCGGCGCGCTCTTGAGGGCAACATTGAGCCGTTCGGTGGTCTGTTGCAGGGCTAG from the Nodosilinea sp. FACHB-141 genome contains:
- a CDS encoding histidine phosphatase family protein, which produces MKTRVIIVRHGQSTYNQLKLIQGHCDESELTPEGEAQALQVGQALVGIPFDGVWASPLKRARKTAEIIAAELRTQIAGLTPTFTDDLKEICLPLWEGVAFSEAEAQHPETFHQWRTDPANLVMAVPQADGTTVDFYPIRELYQQAARFWQGLLAEHQGKTLLVVAHSAINRALISTAIGLGQEYFNNLHQANCSISVLNFEGGWGSPVQVEAMNLTSHMGAPLPEMRRGHKGPRMLLVRHGETEWNRQGRFQGQIDVPLNDNGRAQGAKAAEFLKPVAIDAAYTSFMARPKETAEIILQHHLGLTLHSVNELREISHGEWEGLYESEIESSYPGLLEQWQSAPETVQMPGGENLEEVWMRSIAAWKEIVAAHSGGDEVQTILVVAHDAVNKALLCHVLGMGPEFFWRFKQGNGAVSVIDYPDGIDSAPVLTAANITIHLSGSVLDKTAAGAL
- a CDS encoding TIGR03885 family FMN-dependent LLM class oxidoreductase: MVKFAYHASHEQFAPSALLGWAQKAEQAGFTAVTSSDHFHPWSERQGECGFAWSWLGAAMHATSLPFGVVCAPGQRYHPAIIAQAAATLGEMFSDRFWVALGTGQAMNEAITGQPWPIKAERNARLKECVDVIRALWAGETVTHHGLVQVEEAKLYSRPANPPRIMGAAITPKTAEWVGSWADGLITISHPHDKLREMVEAFRRGGGEHKPMYLKVQLSYAQDQETALHGAHDQWRTNIFESQVLSDFRIPSQFDAAATFVKPEDMYQYVRVSADPQQHIEWLQKDIELGFETISLHNVNREQQQFIEVFGEKVLPFLK
- a CDS encoding alpha-amylase family protein, giving the protein MLDLWYKNAVLYCLDVETYMDSDGDGVGDFVGLTQRLDYIAGLGITCVWLMPFYPSPNKDNGYDVMDYYTVDSRLGSLGDFVEFARHAKERGIRILIDLVVNHTSDQHPWFQSAIKDKNSKYLDYYFWSKKKPEDIDEGIVFPGLQKSTWTYQPEVGAYYAHRFYSHQADLNITNPKVREEIKKMMGFWLELGVSGFRIDAAPFLIELTQADNVFEQVEDPFIYINELRDFLSWRRGDAILLAEANESLEKLPKYFGDGDRMQMLFNFWGNQHLVLALARESAAPLAQAFKELPPSPPAGQWANFVRNHDELSLDKLSSDEQDEIAAAFAPDRETMWIFDRGIRRRFAPLLDGNLQRLKLTYSLLFTLPGTPVVNYGEELGMGDDLSLEERKPARTPMQWSKAPNGGFSTAPADQVILPVVSTGDYSYRKLNVNTQQRNPNSLLNWMERAIRLRKECPEFGWGQLQLLDTGHDSVFAHRCEWRGKAVIAVHNFSQSDCKATLTLKDDVGKCLIDLFEDQPEAEISESGYDLHLPGYGYRWFQVGHSFD